From the genome of Fibrobacter sp. UWH6:
TCAAGTGGCGCCTTTGTCAATATCCGTGCACGGGACATAGCTCTGTGGCCGGAATCGACAAACGAGACTTTCAATGCAGATTCGCTTTACATCGTCGAATCAGCCGAGTCGGTCAATGGAAAGACCAAGGTCGAGCTGATCAACTGGACTTTTGGCGGTGAAACCATCATGGGTGCGGACGAAATCGTCCAGGATGTCGTAGTGACCGATTCACTGATGGAGAGGTTGCCCAAGAACCTGCCGGTCACCAGCGTTAACACGATGGTTTCTTGGTTGAAGACTGAATTCCTATTCGATCTGGGCAATGAAGAATCCATGTTCTTCCGTGTAGTCGGTGGAAACGGTTCCCAGGATGGTTATTGGTTGGGAAGAAACTGGCTTGCTGAAGTCGTGGAAAAAAGGATCGGACAGACGGACTATCTAGTAGTCGAACGTCTGCTGAAATCACCGCAGAAAGCGATGAACGTACAGCGAGGCTGTGCAAAGATCCGCTTCGTCGATGAAAAGAACGCTGTCGAGGCAAATCCGATATTCAAGGCTCAACTGGCCTTGAGTTCTTCCGACCCGAATTCCATCATCAACCTGTGGCAGCGCTACAACGACGCCGACGAGGGCATCCTCAAGAGCCAACAGGAAATCTCCGGCATACTCCGCGTAGATAGCTTTTTCAAGAAGGATGGAAAGACCTGCGCCAATATCCAGAATAGTTCCGAGAGCATCGAGAATTTCAAGGGTGTGTATGAGGCACTGAAGGAAGACTACTCAATCTCTGTCAGTTCCCCATCCGTCAAGGACCCGTTGCAGGTAAAGAATGTTGTCTTCAATAGCGAACAGAGAACTATTTCCTGGGAATGGGAGGACAGGCTCCCGCACGAAAGGCTTACTGACGTCGAAATCAGGATTGATTTCAAACCGTGGGCAGTCCAGTCCAAGAGAAGAAAGGATGCTTTGGACGCAATCAAGTCCAGAAACATACCTATTCCAGCCATTACGGACTTGCTCAACAAGACCACGGTACCCACATTTGACTCCCAGCTGCCCAAGAACAGAATCCCAAGCGAATTGAGTTTGCGCAAAGCTTTCGGCGACAACAAGCCAAATGACGCCCAGCTCCGCGCACTAAAGGTTTGCCTTACGTCTCCGGATATCGCATTGGTCCAGGGGCCTCCTGGCACCGGCAAGACGAGTGTCATCCGTGCGCTCCAAAACGTCCTCCTGACAGCCGATCCGAGGCATTCTAAGTCTGTACCCAGCATTCTTCTGACAAGCTTCCAGCATGTGGCTGTAGACAATGTCGCCTCCGGAAGCAAAATCTGGGGGTTGCCGGTATTTCGATTCTATGGCGCCAAGAAGGACAGGGAACAGGTCTTTGAAGGTCTGAAGGCCTGGCAGACAGAGACTGCCGCTGCCGTCGACAAGCAGATAGACTCCCTCCAGGCCGATGCTGAATATGCGGAGTACGAAAAGCTGATGCGGAGTCTGCGTTGTGCAAAAGACGCCGAATCCGCCTACGAGATCCGATCCCTTCTCTCGGAAGTCCTGGAACTTGCTGAGAACGAAAATTTCCTGGCTCAGGACGAGGTCCAGAACCTGCAGGAGTGGAAACGGAGATTCTCGGACAGCAAGAAGGACGAAACCCTGTACTCACTTCTCATGGGCATCCGCATTTCCCCCACCAGCTTTCAGGACGACGGCAAGGTCAACATATCCCGTCTACTACGGTACTATGATCTACGAAGAGACGCCATCGTCTGTCCTGCACTGGAACGTGAATACGACCGACTGAAGACTTTTGCCGACTCGGAACCGAGTCAGGCCGACTACACATGGCTACACGACCTAAGGAACGAGTGCGTGAACCAGGTGAACCCGGAGGCGATCGGGTCATTGGACAAGACCCTACTCCGGATGCTTCAGAACTATATCGACAAGACATTGATCCCGAACATCGAGGAACGAGTCAAACACAGCGACATCCATATGATGCAGGTACTCAAGGAGTACCGTGAATCCGTAGAATTTAAGTCCATCCGTAACGCAATGATGAAGTATGCAGTTACCTTCGCGGCAACGACTCAGCAGTCCAAGAGCGACGCATTCATCAATATGCTAGGCAACGAAAATTTCGGCTTTGACTACGTGATTGTAGACGAAGCGGCTCGTGCAAATCCCCTGGACCTGTTCATCCCCATGACATTGGCCCGAAAGAAGGTCATTCTGGTCGGCGACCACAGACAGCTCCCTCAACTTGTTGAGCAGAACATCCTGGAACAGATGGAAGGCGAGACCGAAAAGTTGGCAGAGCTGAAACTGTCCATGGAGCAGTCTCTGTTCGAATCTCTTTGGAACTATCTCAAGAACGAGAGAAACGATGGCATCGAACGAACCGTGACGTTGAATGTGCAGTACCGTATGCCCAAGAAGCTTGGCGATTTCGTCAGCAAGTATTTCTATGGAGAGGGGCAGGAAATCCTGACCAGCAAGAATCCTCTTGACTGCGAACATTTCGTATCCCGCTACAAGAAGCTTAATGGCGAAAGCAAGTGTGCAATATGGGAGGATGTGGACGGAAAGGAATCCGGACGAAAGAGCAAGCAGAACGAAGCAGAGGCTTCACGAATCGTGGAGCGCCTGAAGGAAATCGTTCAGGAGACGAATGAAACCATTGGTGTAATCGCCTCCTATAGCGCCCAGGTAAGACTCATCGAGAAGATGGTCCAGGAAACGCCCGTGCTGAGCGATGCTGTGGCCCGTCACCAACTGGAAATCGGCTCAATCGACGCTTTCCAGGGAAAGCAGTTCGACATAGTCTTCTTCTCGGTGGTCAGGAACAACAGCCACTCCGGATTCGGCTTCCTTACCAT
Proteins encoded in this window:
- a CDS encoding DEAD/DEAH box helicase, whose product is MVNSELYNIACSCANESCYTDIVFDGDSIQLKKFDILEYTSSGAFVNIRARDIALWPESTNETFNADSLYIVESAESVNGKTKVELINWTFGGETIMGADEIVQDVVVTDSLMERLPKNLPVTSVNTMVSWLKTEFLFDLGNEESMFFRVVGGNGSQDGYWLGRNWLAEVVEKRIGQTDYLVVERLLKSPQKAMNVQRGCAKIRFVDEKNAVEANPIFKAQLALSSSDPNSIINLWQRYNDADEGILKSQQEISGILRVDSFFKKDGKTCANIQNSSESIENFKGVYEALKEDYSISVSSPSVKDPLQVKNVVFNSEQRTISWEWEDRLPHERLTDVEIRIDFKPWAVQSKRRKDALDAIKSRNIPIPAITDLLNKTTVPTFDSQLPKNRIPSELSLRKAFGDNKPNDAQLRALKVCLTSPDIALVQGPPGTGKTSVIRALQNVLLTADPRHSKSVPSILLTSFQHVAVDNVASGSKIWGLPVFRFYGAKKDREQVFEGLKAWQTETAAAVDKQIDSLQADAEYAEYEKLMRSLRCAKDAESAYEIRSLLSEVLELAENENFLAQDEVQNLQEWKRRFSDSKKDETLYSLLMGIRISPTSFQDDGKVNISRLLRYYDLRRDAIVCPALEREYDRLKTFADSEPSQADYTWLHDLRNECVNQVNPEAIGSLDKTLLRMLQNYIDKTLIPNIEERVKHSDIHMMQVLKEYRESVEFKSIRNAMMKYAVTFAATTQQSKSDAFINMLGNENFGFDYVIVDEAARANPLDLFIPMTLARKKVILVGDHRQLPQLVEQNILEQMEGETEKLAELKLSMEQSLFESLWNYLKNERNDGIERTVTLNVQYRMPKKLGDFVSKYFYGEGQEILTSKNPLDCEHFVSRYKKLNGESKCAIWEDVDGKESGRKSKQNEAEASRIVERLKEIVQETNETIGVIASYSAQVRLIEKMVQETPVLSDAVARHQLEIGSIDAFQGKQFDIVFFSVVRNNSHSGFGFLTMDNRLNVAFSRQKKLLVVVGSRNMFSSGEAKENVPALNAFIDLADSEV